A single window of Microplitis demolitor isolate Queensland-Clemson2020A chromosome 7, iyMicDemo2.1a, whole genome shotgun sequence DNA harbors:
- the LOC103569444 gene encoding speckle-type POZ protein B isoform X1, whose amino-acid sequence MPLRKKGCSITSKSVHEWSINNISSYLFNEKCVNRCSKSLVFSSQSGIDDQWTMKLEFSGQDSWITIECNSVDAEDSIRATHSIFMIDHQEKLVFIGQTSGEYDSESCEHIVYFLDKDIFAEIQKNKILFKDTLVLCVELQVYFDDTPFPADYPIEIISKDTLPSYCRTLYSSRAVNSDAFVIINSQGYPAHSHVLKQRCPEMYAKLRPMPESKKSCMHIYDLSPEILQKLLQFIYTGEVTGMDDYAVALLKAAEKYKLETLKRMCEKCICDRYLTIKNSQEIMDLATRCNAQNLIKYICLFQIANNVAD is encoded by the coding sequence atgCCTCTGCGTAAAAAAGGCTGCTCGATCACGTCTAAAAGCGTCCATGAGTGGTCAATAAACAACATAagttcatatttatttaatgaaaagtgTGTAAACAGGTGTAGCAAATCACTGGTGTTTTCTTCTCAGTCCGGGATCGACGACCAGTGGACCATGAAGTTGGAATTTAGTGGTCAAGATTCCTGGATAACAATCGAGTGCAATTCTGTGGACGCCGAAGACAGTATCAGAGCAACACACTCGATTTTTATGATCGACCACCAAGAGAAGTTGGTATTCATTGGGCAAACTAGCGGAGAATATGACAGCGAGTCTTGCGAGCACATCGTCTACTTTTTGGACAAAGATATTTTTGCCGAAATCCAGAAGAATAAAATACTGTTCAAAGATACCCTGGTGCTGTGCGTCGAGCTGCAGGTTTATTTCGACGACACTCCTTTTCCTGCGGATTATCccattgaaataatttcaaaggACACGTTGCCTAGTTATTGCCGGACGTTGTACTCCAGCCGAGCGGTTAATAGCGACGCTTTTGTGATAATTAATAGCCAAGGATACCCAGCCCACAGCCATGTTTTGAAGCAACGGTGCCCCGAAATGTACGCGAAGCTACGCCCGATGCCAGAAAGCAAGAAGTCATGTATGCATATTTATGATTTGAGTCCTGAgatattacaaaaattgctgcaatttatttacactggcGAGGTCACTGGAATGGATGACTACGCGGTGGCTCTGTTGAAAGCtgctgaaaaatataaactggAAACTCTGAAGCGAATGTGCGAAAAATGTATCTGCGATCGCTATTTGACGATCAAGAACTCGCAAGAAATTATGGACTTGGCTACTCGTTGTAATgctcaaaatttgatcaaatatatatgtctgtTTCAAATAGCCAATAATGTGGCTGACTAG
- the LOC103569444 gene encoding speckle-type POZ protein B isoform X2: MKLEFSGQDSWITIECNSVDAEDSIRATHSIFMIDHQEKLVFIGQTSGEYDSESCEHIVYFLDKDIFAEIQKNKILFKDTLVLCVELQVYFDDTPFPADYPIEIISKDTLPSYCRTLYSSRAVNSDAFVIINSQGYPAHSHVLKQRCPEMYAKLRPMPESKKSCMHIYDLSPEILQKLLQFIYTGEVTGMDDYAVALLKAAEKYKLETLKRMCEKCICDRYLTIKNSQEIMDLATRCNAQNLIKYICLFQIANNVAD; the protein is encoded by the coding sequence ATGAAGTTGGAATTTAGTGGTCAAGATTCCTGGATAACAATCGAGTGCAATTCTGTGGACGCCGAAGACAGTATCAGAGCAACACACTCGATTTTTATGATCGACCACCAAGAGAAGTTGGTATTCATTGGGCAAACTAGCGGAGAATATGACAGCGAGTCTTGCGAGCACATCGTCTACTTTTTGGACAAAGATATTTTTGCCGAAATCCAGAAGAATAAAATACTGTTCAAAGATACCCTGGTGCTGTGCGTCGAGCTGCAGGTTTATTTCGACGACACTCCTTTTCCTGCGGATTATCccattgaaataatttcaaaggACACGTTGCCTAGTTATTGCCGGACGTTGTACTCCAGCCGAGCGGTTAATAGCGACGCTTTTGTGATAATTAATAGCCAAGGATACCCAGCCCACAGCCATGTTTTGAAGCAACGGTGCCCCGAAATGTACGCGAAGCTACGCCCGATGCCAGAAAGCAAGAAGTCATGTATGCATATTTATGATTTGAGTCCTGAgatattacaaaaattgctgcaatttatttacactggcGAGGTCACTGGAATGGATGACTACGCGGTGGCTCTGTTGAAAGCtgctgaaaaatataaactggAAACTCTGAAGCGAATGTGCGAAAAATGTATCTGCGATCGCTATTTGACGATCAAGAACTCGCAAGAAATTATGGACTTGGCTACTCGTTGTAATgctcaaaatttgatcaaatatatatgtctgtTTCAAATAGCCAATAATGTGGCTGACTAG